GGGGAGTTCAGGTCAACCTATATCTGGCCGCATCCATGGGGTGGTCGTTAGTTGTCATGTGTTGTAACCCTATGGGGGAAACAAGGATACTTGCGTGCGTGGCAAAAATTCTACCTCGAGTAGAACGTGTATTGTATCCAGGACTGGCCACTTATACATATGAAGAGTGGATAGAGGATACAATAGAGAGCGTTTGCTTCGCACTAGATGCATAGGTCATAATTGTGGTAATGAATTTGGAGTCCTAGAGAACACTTTACTACCCAAGAACCTTCACTACTAACTTAGTCTCTTTTTATTACTGTTTTACCTTCAAGTTCTTAGTTTACTTAATTACCCTTTTATTCCAGCTTCACTAGCAACTTATAGAGTAGACTATTTCCAAACTCCGATTTGGGTGCGTACGTGGTTGTGTGAAAGTGACAATGTAGTTGCGGGGTTTGTGGTGCCTTCTTATAAGCTccctgtgggttcgacactctaattATCACAACAAAAGTGCTACAACATCCATGTACACTTGCTGGTCATCACTTCCCTATAAGGTAACTTGGATTCGAACATATACATGAAGGTTCCGCAAGGCGTGCCTATTGCAAACTATGATACAGAAAATATGAGTCTATATAGTGTTCAACTTCAAAGGCACTCTACGGACTTACACGGTCGGGTAGGATATGCTATAATCACCCAAACAATTTCCTTCATCAGAAGGACTACACGAGCAATAAAGATTGCACGTGTGTTTTTATATGGTGATCCCAAGATGGATTATGTATAATCTTGGTGTATGTGGACAATTTAAACATAATTGATACACCCGAGGATGTTGAGGAAGAGAGCTCCTACCTAATAACGGATTTCGAGATGAAGGGTTTGGGTAAAACCAAGGTTTTTTCAAGGTCTGCAACTTGAACATTCCCATGATGGGATTCCAGTGCACTAGTCGGTCTATACCCACAAAGTGTTGGAAAGATTTGGATTTGACAAGGCATATCCTTGTAAGACCTTGATGATCGGGAGATCTTTACAACGAGACAGGGATCCTTTGAGGCCTTAGGAAGAGGGGTAGGAAACTCTCGGACCATAGGTTCCTTACCTTAGCCGAGTTGGATCACTCATGCGTGTCACAAATTTTACATGGACAGACATTGCGTTCGCCGTTAATTTGCTTGCTAGGTACAGTTCTGAGCTTACCAAGAGATAATAGAAAGGCGTCAAGGAAGTCTTCTGTTACTTGCAAGGGACCAAAGATCCTGATCTGTTTTATAGCAGGAATCAAGACCTAACTCTTATAGGCTATGCTGACACTGGGTATCTCCCAGACCCGCATAGTGGTAAATAACAGACTGGATATTTTTTCCTTAAGGGTGGAAGTGAGTTTTCGGGGAAATCATCCAATCAAACTCTTGTATCAACTTCCATGAACCATTCGGAAATCATGGCATTATTCAAATCATCAAAAGAGTGTGTATTGCTTTGGCGGATGGTCAGCCATATTCAACAGACGTGTGGGTTGAACACCGTATAAACTCCTACCATTATCTCTGAAGATAATGATGCTTGTGTTGCATAATTTCAGATTGGTTATGTAAAGCGTAATCTCATAAAGCATATTAGTCCCACATTCTTCTATGCACATGAGATGCAACTGTTGGACGAGGTGAAAATTTTGCATACTAAGTACCGTGACAATCCTGTTGATATATTCACTAAATCATTACCGTCATCATTGTTTgagaggtgtgtgtgtgtgtgtgtgaaattGATATGATGAGACTTAACGAGATGCAAGGTTCACGGGGAGTAACCTGCAATCATTGTAACAAAGATCAACCATTAATGAAGAAAGTCTCATTTCTACTACTTTGTGTTCATCTACTTTGCGTGTTTGACTACTTTGTCTAGGGCACTCAACTCTCGCTCCCACCTCGGACCGTACTCGTCGGCAGAGTTGCGAAAAAGGTTCGACCTAGTTCGGCTTTCATTCTCCCTCTTTCTTGTTTGCAACTTTTTGATACagcttttttgttttattttttctctttcaggttttctctttcctttccttctacaactatttttttatatattttgaaGATTCACAATTCTTAAAAAAGTCCATATACACTGTGAATTATACAAAAACGTTCACTCTGCATAACAAAATGTCAATTGTATAATAAGAGGATATTCGCCATATATGACCAAAGAAGTTCACCGTGTATTATAAAGATGCCATCATATATAGAAAAATGTTCAACATATATTACAAcaatttatatttaaaaatgatCATTGTTTATTACAAAAAGTGCAGCATATATTTGAAAATTCTTCAATTTATAATTTTAAAATGCTCACTGTATATTAAAAAAATCACCATACATTAAAAAATTACCGTATACTAAGACAATATTCAGATGtatttgaaaatatttatgtATAATATCAACAAGTTATagcaaaaaactaaaaaaaatcaaaatctaCAAAAAAATGGTTACCTTCTTGAAAAACAAAACTGCTTTGCCACCGCACCTGGTTTGCTACAGTGACCACCTCCCAACAGTACCCACTTTGCTAGAACACCGTCTGCTACAAGGAATTCCATATTTGACGCGCGCTCCTCAAAATGCCGGCGCTTCGCACAAGCGAAGCGACCGACCGATGAGATGGACTGGCCCATTTACGGTACGCAGTTCGCCTGCAAGAATATTCGGTTTTCCATGAACCGGATGATTTTCTTTTAttggtttttatttcttttttctttttagtttcatttcttttccttttcatgtttcttcatttttccttttttctctttctAAGTTTTATTACTAAATTTATTCACATTTTAAAAACTGCTCGAAAATTTCGAAAAGAATTCGAATTTAAAAAATGGTCATGAGTTCATATTTTTCTCATAAATTTAAACAAAGACCTCTTTAAAAATATTGTTCGggatttttcaaaaaatattacaGTTATTCTAAATTTCTTCGAAATAacttttcagaaaatgttcagaATTTCAAAAAATATGTTCGCATTTAATATTTTTGTTCGCAAATTCACAAAATGATTGGGAACTTTAAAACATGTTCTCACTTTCAACATATGTACACGAATTTGAAAAACAAATCATGCTTTTGAAAATCTGTTCTCAAACTCAAAATATGTTGGAAGAACTTGAAAATTTGTTCTGATTTCAAACAATTTGCTCATATATTCGAAAAATGTCTGTAATTTCAAAAAGTTACAGATTTTTCATTTCTGTTTAcatgttcaaaaaatgttcatgtttttttgAATTTGCGAAAATTTGTGTTTTGAACAAATTGTTGGTAATTTCAAAAAATCTTTGTCTTTTAAGAAAATGTTCATACATTAGAAAATCACTcgcattttgaaaatttgttcacaacTTCAAAAAATATTCAGGAATTTCAAAACATGTTCCAGcttttccaaatttgttcacatattcaaggaaatgatcatgttttcaaattttatttgcaAATTCGAAATTGTTTTAGAGAGTTAAATGTTTACATTTTGAAATAAGTTGTTCATAGTTTCGGAACGAAAATAACTTCCATAATTTAAAAAAGTTTAAATCTGTCGCGACTTATAGTTCATatgcaccagattgatttttagtAAAAAGAATTCTACTccgtccgttcttaaatataagtctttctaaattTTTTACTACGAGACTACATACGaactaaaataaatgaatctacattgtaaaatatgtctatatacattcgtatgtagtttctCAGTAAAACCTTTAAAAAACACTTAGGTTTTGCCGCTGTcgtttatttatttaaaagccgTCTGGCATATTCAATGAAGTTTGTCATTTTGCCGTGCTTGGATTTTCATTTTGCCGCGACCTACACGCCTGAGATGTATACTcataaaatactccctccgttattaaatataagtctttttagatatttcactaggaggctacatacgaagtaaaatgagtgaatctatactttaaaatatgtctatatacatccgtatatagtatcttaatgaaacctcttaaaagacttatatttaaaaacggagggagtagttgggtGTGGCTGGAAATAGACTCTTTGGTTGGTCGTTTATTATAAACAAAAAGATCATGCGGTTTTGTCcccccaccacacacacacaaaataaacaCGCCGTCCTTCGTCGTTTATTTTCCGTCCGGATTTTACGAGTGGCCGTTTAATACAGATGGACGCAGTTACCTGACTAAAATAAATATATTCATGACGTCCAAACAGGCCCAAGTAGAAATGCGAGTTAGTGAGCGATGCGCCACAAGACCTGGGAGGGGTCAAGAAAAGGGTCAGCGGCATGGCTCCCAGGAATGTATCTCATGCTCCCATACTTGGAGTGCTCCCGGTGCATCATACATTTTATAATGTTCGTAAAATTTTGAAAAAATCTAGCACATTCACACAACAACAATGCATGTTGTCACAAGATTTTAAATCAAAATTCAAAATATTGCTCAAGATATAAAAATGATAAAATTGACATCAATGTGATAATGGGCCAAACTAAAGCCCAGCTCATGTTATGTATTATTTACTGTCGAATTTGTCATTTATGTTTCGAACTTTGACTTCAAATTTTTTGGCAATACACTGATTATGTGTTAGTGAGctattttttttagatttttatgAATATTTAAAAATGTGCTACTGATTTTGATGCACCGAAAACATCCTGGGGGTGGGAGTACCAGATATTCTCGCTGTGTCTCTCTTCATGTGAGAAGTGGCTCACCTCGCTTAAGGGTAGCCGGTAATAGGCTGGTCAATTGACCTGGGTAAATTATTCGTGGCGAGCGTGTAAGGCAGCGGCACGTTCATAGGTATGTGGGAGCCACACGCTTTTTGTATCTTCCTTCTTTACTTTGTATATGTTATAAATTGAATTATTGTGAATTCATATTTTTCAGAAAGTAGTTTGTTTGAATTTTTATAAGTGTTCATCGCAGAATTCAAAATTTTCATGCAGTGCAAACAAATGTTTGCgcaagttttaaaaatgttagtACAATTAAGAAAAAGGTCATGAGATTTAAAAATGTTCACGCATTTTGAAAATACATACGAACTtgtaaaaatatattatttaccaTTCTAAAAAATTTAAGTCACACTTCAAAAGTGTTCACATGTTCATATTTCTTTCTTGACATTTAAAAAGagttaaaataatttaaaaagttCATATAATATAACAATATTTTGTATCATTCAAAAAAATCGTGTATTAATTTGTTTTAAAAAGAAAACTCAAACATgtatttgtaaaaatgttcaaTGTGTATGTTATGCGTGTATAAAAATTGTATAACGTGTATCAAAAATGTTGACATGTAATTGCAAACAAGGAGAAAAAACCAATGAAAATTGTAGATAAAATACAGACAAGACAAAACAGATGTGTGGATCGTTCCTAAAACCAGCAGAATGTTTTTttttgggagggggggggggggaggtgcaTAGCCCCCTTAGCTATATACATAGCTCCGCCATTGCAGAACGTCCCATGAACCTGTGCATAAACTTTGCAAATACGCTCATTTACATGCTAATTGGGCCGGCCAATCCTACCGCTCGCCTACTACGAAACAGAACTATAGCTCCCGGGTTAGCTATCACCTTCTTGTACTTTTGTTTGCGGTTTTTTGTCCTTTTTCCTTATAGTAATTGTACTTCTTTTGCTAGCAGCAAACAATTTAAGAAAGAAGATGGCTAGAAGGGTCTCTAGTGTAATTTTATCTTTTACTGGTTGTGTTGTGTCAAATTTTTCTTCTTTTATACACGCACTACATTATATACTTCGTTTGTGATGCTCTCTTGGGTGTCTTTCTAAATCAAACTGCGAGAATTGTACATTTTTGGTGAAGTCTAGATGGATGAAGTCATCACATGATATTAATCATGTTCAAGACAGACAAGAACACCCCTAAAAAACAAGACTACAAACAGACCAAATGACATTATAACTGTATTCTATATCGATGTCACTTCTGCTCCACATCAACAAAGTCAAAGAGTCATTATAACTGTATTCGGAAGTCACGGGACATGGGAAGGAGATGCCAACGATGACCCAAAGCACAAACCATCGACCCAAAGAAGAACGCTCGAACAAGGAGACCTAATCCCATGTATACACCGACAACACCGTTCGAGGATCCTATGGACGAGACCATCAACAACGAGAACTGAGGCGGCGCCATTGAGGTTATGACTATCTGCCTCAACCTGATGGACTGGATATAGGGAAACCAATCCCCACGCGTCCAATGGTTACACTGGAACCAACACCACTATTGACGTGTGCTTCTTCATAGTGCTCCCATCGCCCCTGTCTCCGAGTCGGAAAATATTTATTGCATTGCGCGCCCACCTTCACCGTCTGGATGGAAGTTCTCGTTGTTGGGCTAATGAACTAAACCAAGTCTCCTCACGAGCAtgaagatccatggtcttgatcgcCTCTTGCCGCTATAAACGCTCGCCAAAGGCGAGGGGCACGGATTATCTGGCGAGGAATTGAGGCTGTGTGGAGGATAGGATTTTTTTTCCCAGCGAAAAGACCCTTTTTATGAGACAACATTTAATAGTGTGGTAGATGTATTGGCTTGACAAGTGCGGAGGCTCATCTGTATCCGTTtagcaaaaaaaatcaataaaaatactaaagttttttttttaaattccacATTTTTAGGGTGATAGATAATTTGGTGCCTGAGGTCCACTCTAATTTTTGTATTGTTTGAACATCTGAGCAACTTTGGGCAACAAAGACAAAATGGGTCAAAACGATGCATGTACAATAAACCTTTTTAAAGACcccgaatttatttattttaccgaGAGATGTTTAAATTATACGGAATTTGGAGTGAACCACACATTTAAAATTATCTATCACCTATTTATTTTAGaattatttgattttttttattatttattttgatttttttactTAGCAAGGGTGTAGATAAGTCTGGGCTTAGAAATGGATTTTCGTGTACATCAGTCTTTCTTTGAACGAAATCAAATAAAGCAAGGCCTTTTATCCAACCAAGGGAACTGAAATTTACAACAAATGAGGTAAACTCTCGCACGTACTATTAGGTACTACttcgcaaaaaaaataaaaaaaatatactaCCAGGACCCACCCACACCGATCACATTCACATGTCCGCAACCTTGCTCTCTGGCCAGGTGATGGCGATGGGGCTCGTCACCGTGTGCTTGCGGTCGCTCCACTCGATCGACCCAAACGTGTGATTCCCCTTGACGCTCCCAAAGATTCGCTGTGCAAAGGTGACCACGTACTCTCGCGTCTTCTGCGTCGCGGTGAACCTCAGCGTCCGGGGGCTCACGGTGACGAGCACGCCGTCCGGGGCAGTGACCTTGGCCCTGTACGTAGCCCTGGCGTCGCCGCCGACGTTGCGCACAACGCGGCGCTGCTGGACGACCGCCAGTTTGTTTGAGGTGAACACCACCGAGAAGGCCGGGTAGTTGTGGTCGCCCACGGCGGAGCCCGCACGCGTCGAGCAGTTGGCGGAGGAGCCGAACACGGCGACCTGCTCGGCCGTGTAGCCCAGCGCGCACAGGAAGGTGATGTAGTCCTCCGTGCCGGCGTCGTACACGAGCCCCGGGTCGGCGGCGCTGTTGGGGTCGATGTGTCCGGCCCCGCGCGCGAACGGCGTGGACGCGTCGCCGGTGGACATGTCACCGATGACGCTGCCGGCGTTGTCCACGTTGTACGCGGTTGTCATCAGGGCGGACTTGATCATGGCGGGGCTCCACTCCGGCCTCCTCTGTCGGAGCAGCGCGGCGATGCCGCTCACGTGCGGGCACGACATGGACGTGCCCGATATGATGTTGTACTGCACTCGCCTCGTGTCGCTGGGGAGCTCCGTGGGTGAGTTGGCGCCTGTCCAAGCGGCGAGGATGTCCACGCCGGGCGCGGTCACGTCCGGCTTGAAGATCTCCGCCGCGCGGGTGTTCGGGCCGCGGCTCGAGAAGGACGCCATTCTAGGGGAAGGAGGCGTCGGGCCGACCACGGTGCCCCGGAACACGATCGTCGCGGTAGGCGATGCCTGCGCCCTGATGTACATCTTGATCTTCTCGCCGGCGGCGAATGGGACGCCCGTGGCGGGGAGGACATGGGGCGTGGTGATGGCCTGCTCACCGTACACTACGTCGCTAATGAGGATTGCTCCGGCACCACCGGCGAGCTTGACGGCGTGTCCTTTCGCAGCCCGGCCGACCACGCTGGGGTCGCACAAGACGATCTTCCCGGCCACCATGGTCGCGTTCAGCTTCCCGACTTGGCACACATTCGAGCCCACATCCGCGCCGAGGACCAGTGGTATCTTGGTCGAGCCCAGTGGCTGGCCCGCGTAGAGAGAAGTACCCGTGAAGGTCTCGCCGTTGCCGAGAACGACGTCGGCCGGGAACTGGCGGTTGAGGGTGGACGCGCCGACCGTCAAGAACCATGGCGCGACGTTGACGGCGGTGGACTCTCGGGGTCCGGAGTTTCCCGCGGAAGCGGAGACGACGATGCCCTTGCTGACGGCGCGGAACGCGCCCAGGGCGGTCGTATCGCCATAAAATTCCGGGGCCTTGCCGACAGCGCCGAGCGAGACGGAGATAACGTCGACACCGTCCGCGATGGCCTCATCAAACGCGGCGAGGATGTCAGAGCTCGCGCACCCTTTCCAGCACACTTTGTAGACGGCAATGCGCGCGCCCGGGGCCATGCCGACGGCTTTTCCTCTGGCATAGTCGTAGAAGGCCGCGTCGGCAACAGGAGAGCcgccggcggtggaggaggtgtggGTGCCATGCCCGTTGGTGTCGAGCGGCGACTCCGAGTCCTCACCGAGCGGACGGCCGAGTGCAGCCTCCTGACCCTTGTGGAAGAACTTGGCGCCGACGAGTTTGTTGTTGCAGAGCGCGGAGCCGTTGAACGCCGGACCCGAGACGCACCCGCCGCGGAACTTGCCGGGCGGCAACGGCGGCAGCGACGGGTCGGCCGCGAAGGACGCGCGGCCTTCCGGGTACACGCCggtgtcgatgaccccgatgacgacGTCGGTGGCGCCGTTGGACGCCGGGAGCAGCCCGGAGGACGGCGAGAGGCCGAGGAAGGACGGCGTGAGGGTGGTGTGCAGCTCCTGCATCACGTCGGGCACGACGGCGAGCACGGAGCCCGAGGACGCGAGGCGCGCGGCCTGGCGGCCCGTGAGGCGCGCCGCGAAGCCCGTGGCGGCGTGAGAGTAGGAGTAGAGCACCCTCGGCGCAGGGCTGGACATCTCGACGGGGATGTGGTCGCGCAGGAACGAGCCGTACGCACGGGAGGTCAGTAGGCCTCTGCGCGGCAGACGTGGGGCGTGCGCGGCCCCGACGTGCACGATGTAGGAAGACTGTACCTCCGCCGTCCCGATCTCCACCTCAAGCTCCGTTGCCGCCACCGGAGCGGCGACGACGGTGGCGAGCAGGAAGCATAGGGCCGCGAGTGGTACGAGGCTGAGCTCCATTGTTGCTGCAAGCGATGTACGCCGTCAGTGGTTGCGGTGTGGTAGCAGCAGGGATGGGGCGCAGGAATAAGTAGGCAGCGCGGCTGCTCCGGCCACCGCGGCAGCACGCGGAGGGGGTGGTAGTTGCCGATCCAAATCATGTGAATGATTTTGATCTCCGCACGAGGTGGTTCGTGCTGATCATTGTGCTGCGAGGAGGGCTCGGAAGTATTTTATTGCCAGAAGCGGATAGCGCGACTCGCGTGTTTACTTAAGATAGTGTTATTTTCGATATTGTGCTGATCATTCCTCTTTCAAAATTGTTGTTGTTGGCTCGTTCTCGGTAGGAACGCACGACGCCTCCatttcgttcttagcaacaaaaatGTGGAGCATGTGTGCCCTTAAAATGATTGCATAACTAGTTATACTCGTATTCTTCGATAAATAATATTGTATATCAAGAAGATATCAGTTACATCCGTATTATGCAACAACATGACATGGAGGATGGAGACTGCAAAATTAAATCATACCTCATCAACTAAACAACAAGTATTAAATTAGAGTTAAGTTGTATATGTGCTGATTTGGAAATTACAGAAATGTTATTTGGGGGACGTCGGTGTTTTGACGTCCTTCAACAGACACATCGAACATCGTTCGATCTTTTGGCACGGATTGCAGAGCAAATGATGATGCCGCGTCGGGGTCTCCTATTAGTTTGTTATGACCAACTCCTTGGCGAACGTCATATATTTATTCTTCATCATAATAAATACCACCATGGGGCACATGATGGGGATTGAACCAATGACCTTCTTAAGTAATGACATGGACGTTAATCACGTTTTTTTCGAGAGTATGCTAATAGCGTACCATATCTTTATAGGAGGAAGCTACGCTTAAGTTCAACCCACCAGTCAAGGAAAGTATCATGGTTCTCTGGGTGCCCAAGGTTCAAGTTTAGCATGTCAAAGCAATGGTGCAAAACCACCCGAGCATACACACACTCCACAAGAATATGCTCGGCATTATCTTCATCTTGAAGGCATGTTTAGTAAGAAGAGGGATGATCTTGCACCGCGTGCTTTGCTCTTTGATCTGAGGTCCAAATGCGATGTTGTATGGCAAGCCAGGTAAAGATCTTACATTTGAGACTAGCCCAGCTCTTCCAGATGCAAGTGGCATATGGGCGCCCACTGAATCCCTAGACACAGGCGGTAGTAGGTGGACCAAACGGAGAATGTACCCGAGGATCTGAAGGTCAAAAGAAGTCGTCGGGGTTGTTCTGGTCCAGGTGTACATGATGGCCAAGTTAAGATGTGAGTTGTACAAGAAAGCTTTCTTGCCACATCATGCAACCACCTGGGGCGCGGTTGGTAGCCTGCATTAAGGCCAGGCTGTGACAAGCCAAGTAGCGAGTTGTTTGATTGCATGGCTTGCACGTAAAAATTGGTTCGCACGAACTTAAAGCGTCCTCAGCCTGGTACGCTAGGAATGCTCAAATTAACAATTTTTCATATGCGAGTTGGGCTTGATACGGGAAACCGAACGACATGCAGATGATGACCGAGAGCGTGTATACACTGAACCAGGCTCCACTCAAAAACTAATCAAACGCGGCTCTATTGTTGTCGAGAGCCTGACTCACAGTGTGCCTATTCCTCGTGCGAGTGTCCCCCATGCCATGAATCAAGGGAtcattttccgccaccgcaaaccCATGTACCCACCCGTCTTTCTAGAACAAGACCCATGATCCATCCCCGACTTCAGTTTTGACGAGACTGACACCATTTTTCAAATAAAACCATGCTATTTTTGTCTTCCAAAACATGGTAAAAAACTGATTTTTCCTTATTTCGAAAAAGGTTCATGATCTTAGTTTTGATGCCGATGACTCCATTTTTCAATTAAAACCATGATATTTTTTGTCTTCCAAAACATGGTAAAAaactgattttttttaattttgaaaaAGGTTCATGAATTTAGAAATTATTTGTGTAATTACAAAAGATTGTGAAATTTGTAAAAATATCATGAATTACAATACTATTtgtgaatttgaaaaaaatagaaaatacaaAAAGTTACATGCATCTGAAAAACAATCGCTAATTAATACATTTAACATATTTAAAATAGTTCATGCATTTAGAAAATGTTCACAAAATTGAAAAAATAACTATTTTGAAAAATTTGGAATTGTAAAGAAATCCTGAATTTGAAAAGACTATTCATGAAATTTAAAtagaaaaaggtaaaaaaaagaacaactaaaattttaaaaaaattgtaaaAAAACTAACAGTTTTGCTAGAACTCATCTGGATGAGTTTTAATTATGCCTCATTCATCTTTATAGCCATTGGATGAGATACTTTAAGACACGTGTGTGCTGACATGGATTGTAGTActattttatactccctccgttcgttgATGTATAGATTTTTGAGAAAAAATccgaaatataaggtgtattgtgTTGCACCATTCGTTTGGATATTTGTTTTAGGGATTTGATTACATTTACTTATATCGGCCAAGCTCCTCTATTTTTTGATGTCAATTAGTCAGATGTAATCTCATTTAAAACTTGTGAAAATTTTCCTCCAAGTGCGTTCTCTAACTTTCGTGTCAAAAACTATACAccctatatttaaaaacggagggagtatctgtttttgttttttagatgAATGAGACCAAATTATATCTCGTGTGGATGAGTTCTAGACACTCCCAAGAAATTAAAGATGAAAAACTGATCAAAAGCTTCTAAAGAGCTTCACAAAACCAATGAGAAGAATGTGGAATCTTCATAAAACCACAGGTTCCGACCGCAACACAGCGATGCAGATGGGCCGGACCATCAGCAAAAGCAGCGCAAGGGAGAGACCACCGCACGCACGCTCATTCACACTGACACAACGGGCCCACCGTCCCTCCTCTCAGCTGCACCGCACGTGGCGCGGGGCGATCGGCCATGAACGCCTTCCATTCTCGGATCGCTTTAACTCGGCCAATTATTACCGCGCAAGATGCCGACCCTGCCCTCCATCCCTCCGCCTGAACAGCGGACGACGTTCGACGGTTGGAGGGCAGAAAGGTAAAATCGCCACCCGGTGCGTTCACAGTGCCGCTTTTTAAGCAGAGCTGCGGCTGCGTCTCCACCAGTCCACCACCTCGCCAGCTCCTGCTCCGGACTCCGACgggaagagagggagagggagaggagagggggcggcggcggcatggCGTCGAGGGTGCCGACGTGGAGGGAGCGGGAGAAGAACCGGCGGCGCGAGCAGCGGCGTCGCGCGGTCGCCGCCAACATCTTCCACGGGCTGCGCGCCCACGGCGGCTACGCGCTCCCCAAGCACTGCGACAACAACGAGGTGCTCAAGGCGCTCTGCCACGAGGCCGGCTGGACCGTCGAGCCCGACGGCACCACCTACCGCAAGGTCCGTCCGTCCCTGCAAACTCATGCATGCATtaatcttctccttcctctcctctcttgATTTCAACGTTGTTCTGCTTCCGGGTTGGCCGCCATTCGTGTTCGTGCGCGCAGCCGTGCGTGCGTACATTGGTTCTTGCCGAATCGTGGAACGATTTGACCCCGTCTCGTTTGGTTGAGTTCTTTCTTTTTTCGGTTCAGCGATTGATTCCTTCCCGATTGAGTGGATTCTTTCTTTTTAGGATGGATGGATTGAGCCGTATAGACGATTTCTGCTTCTCTCTGGTTTTGCCATGGCTGGCAGAGTTCTATCTACCTGCTATACTATTGAAGGCAAAGTTtgctttgatttccttttcttgctGAAACTCTCCCTTGAATGGTTGCCATTTTGGGTTTTGGTGGGGGTTGCATGGCGCGGACGATCGACTGCGGAATGAGACGCCGATGCGCGTGCTCTTGCTCCTTGAGCGCCTAGGTCGTCACCTCAGTTCCCTCTCTAGCCTGCCAAGCTGCTGCCCTTCCGTTCCCTCCGAGATTCGAGCATGGAATTCCTCCCTTTTTCTGTTGCACATT
This genomic stretch from Hordeum vulgare subsp. vulgare chromosome 6H, MorexV3_pseudomolecules_assembly, whole genome shotgun sequence harbors:
- the LOC123404591 gene encoding subtilisin-like protease SBT1.4 codes for the protein MELSLVPLAALCFLLATVVAAPVAATELEVEIGTAEVQSSYIVHVGAAHAPRLPRRGLLTSRAYGSFLRDHIPVEMSSPAPRVLYSYSHAATGFAARLTGRQAARLASSGSVLAVVPDVMQELHTTLTPSFLGLSPSSGLLPASNGATDVVIGVIDTGVYPEGRASFAADPSLPPLPPGKFRGGCVSGPAFNGSALCNNKLVGAKFFHKGQEAALGRPLGEDSESPLDTNGHGTHTSSTAGGSPVADAAFYDYARGKAVGMAPGARIAVYKVCWKGCASSDILAAFDEAIADGVDVISVSLGAVGKAPEFYGDTTALGAFRAVSKGIVVSASAGNSGPRESTAVNVAPWFLTVGASTLNRQFPADVVLGNGETFTGTSLYAGQPLGSTKIPLVLGADVGSNVCQVGKLNATMVAGKIVLCDPSVVGRAAKGHAVKLAGGAGAILISDVVYGEQAITTPHVLPATGVPFAAGEKIKMYIRAQASPTATIVFRGTVVGPTPPSPRMASFSSRGPNTRAAEIFKPDVTAPGVDILAAWTGANSPTELPSDTRRVQYNIISGTSMSCPHVSGIAALLRQRRPEWSPAMIKSALMTTAYNVDNAGSVIGDMSTGDASTPFARGAGHIDPNSAADPGLVYDAGTEDYITFLCALGYTAEQVAVFGSSANCSTRAGSAVGDHNYPAFSVVFTSNKLAVVQQRRVVRNVGGDARATYRAKVTAPDGVLVTVSPRTLRFTATQKTREYVVTFAQRIFGSVKGNHTFGSIEWSDRKHTVTSPIAITWPESKVADM